AAGTGGTCGCAGGGCTCGGCGCGCAGATCGACCCGAACACCGCGGCGGGCGAGAAGATCAGGCGGGACGACCCGGATGCATCGGCCCGGCCCCTCACAGAGGACGAACTGCGCCGGATCTGCGCGCACGCCGACCCCGGTGTCGCGCCGTCGAAGCGTTCGGCAGTGGTTGCGCTGGTGCGTTCGGGGGCTTCCGCCGCGGAGGCGGCCGAGGTGCGCGTACGAGACATCGACTTGGAAGCGGGCACGGTCGCATTCTCGGGCGCGAGTGCGCGGGTGTGCGCTCTGGACGAATGGAGCGCCCAGACCATCGCCCGGTACCTGCGGGCCAACCCTCCCACGTCGCCCGTACAGCGGCTCTGCGTCACTGCCCGCACATCCGGTGAGCGGGCGACGGAGTCGGTGAACGCCCAACTTTGGAAGGTCATCAGCGAGGCCGGGTTCGCGGACCGCGCTGACATCTCCGGCCGCTCACTGCGCCTCACCGCGGCCCGGCGGGTGCTCGAGAGTGACGGAATCGAGGCCGCGGCGCGGCTCCTGGGCTCGCCGTCGCTGGACAACACCGCCAAGGCTCTCGGCTACTCCTGGCAGGAGCACGCGACCAGCAAGCCGCTCGGCTTCGGCCGTCGGGGCCCGACCATTGCTCAGGGCGTGGTCGATGAGGCCGCCGGGGTCTGCAGGGGATAGGGATGGCCAAGCCCCGCGAGAGCGAGCGTGTGCCGTTCAGTGACGGCAGGCCCATTGAGGCCGAAGTGCTCTACGGGTTGCTGGGCGACTCCGAAGACGTGGAGCGCGTCGACGGGCCGAGGCCGGCGGACTCACCCGGCGGCGGCGGAATCCGCCACATCAACCCGGTCCGAGATGAGGACTCGGATCTGCAGCGGCTCGAGGACGTGATGGTCTCGCCGTTCGTTTGGGAGCTGATGGACAATCTCGAAGAGTTCCACAACAGCCGCCGACCGCCGGGCGGGCCCGGCCGCAAGCGCGAGTACAAGCTGGCCGACATCCAGGTGATCGAGACGGGCACGCACTTCTACGGCAACTCCGACAGCGCCTGGCGCAACCTCAAGGATCCCAACACCTGGGAGCGGCTGTGCCGCGCGGTCGAGAGGGCGTTCCCCAACGACGAGACTCGGCGCCTGTCCAAGAAGCCCCCGAGCCGGCACCAGATCTATCGCGCGCGGCGCGACTACTTCAGCGGCGACGCGCTCAGGGAATTCAGGCGCCAGTACCGCCGCATTGCCCTCGAGGCAGCGAGGGACATCGGCATCTTCGATCCCAAGGCGGGCAGTTGGACCCATCCCGACAAGACACAGTGCATCGTCGGCGACAGTTCCTGGACGCCCAGCGCCACCAGGCACCATCGCAAGGACTCGACTGACCCCAAGACCGGCAAGACCCGCAAGTTCGATCCCCACGGCGACTATCACCACACCAGCGACGACAAGCCGACCAAGGTCCCCGGCCGCGACGTGGTGATGCTGTCGTGCCGCACCCAACACAGCAACGAGCGCATCATCATCGACTCTGAATTCATGCCCCCCAAGAAGAGTCTGAAACGCAAGAACCGCAACGACGCCGACTTCGCCGTCGACCTCCTTGAGGACCTCCTCGCAGAGAACGGCGACCTGCTCTGCGGCGGACCCGGTGGCCGCTCCGGCGGGCTGCGAGGCTTCATCTACGACATGGCGATGGACTCAGAGGCCAATGACAGAGTGCTCAGCAACAAGGTGCTGCCAATAGACAAAGTCCGCAGGCTCAAGGGCGGCCGGTACCGCGGCGGCAACCTCGGACCCCACTCGTTCAAGACCCGCAGCGGCAGCACCGAACACCACGACGTCAAGACCTGCAACGGCTCGACATGGGTGCTGCTGCCAGACAGCCGCGGCACAGAGATTGCGGTGCCGCTGCGCCGCAAGCACCTCTACTGGGGCGACGCGACGCGGCAGGGGTACACCGCCTACTGCGAAGTCGAGATTCCGAACGAACCCGCAGTTCCTCGAGGGCTGCGGGGAGCCACCACCACCGTGCGGCTCAACAGCACCCCCGAGGAGATCCACAACAATCCCCACACCCGCCGCACCCGATCGCTGCGCCCCATACCCGAGGCCGACCCCGACTTCGAGATCCACGGAAGCCGCGAGGACATCGAGTCCACCTTCTCGAACCTCAAGTACTGCCTCCGCGGCAGGCTCAGGTCCATCCACGAGGACTTCAACCGCTTCAACATCCTCTCGTACCAGATCCTGCGACTGTCCCGCACTCTGAGCGCGTATCACAAGCGCACGGCCACCACAGCGCCGCAAGCGATCCCAATAGCCGCCTAGCGCCCGCCCGCTCCGGCCTGGAACCGGCCCTCAGAAGGCCCCAGGCCACTCTGGCGCGCCCAGGCGCGTCCCGCGTCCCGCCAACGGCGCCATGGCGCGGGAAATCGGCCTGCTGATAGCCTGACCAGCCCGCAGGATCGGCTCCAAGAGCTAATTCGCGCAACAAATCGCGCAAACTCCGCCCTCGTAGCTCAGTGGATAGAGCATCGGTCTCCTAAACCGTGTGCGCA
The genomic region above belongs to Acidobacteriota bacterium and contains:
- a CDS encoding tyrosine-type recombinase/integrase, encoding MTAGQRLSAGWQELVLARVADTYRTSERTYKKVAANVMWMFAYFSKRGIEEWSDVTPDITLEWCWAGASGPYGSCGDPSASTARNRQWTARLVFEVVAGLGAQIDPNTAAGEKIRRDDPDASARPLTEDELRRICAHADPGVAPSKRSAVVALVRSGASAAEAAEVRVRDIDLEAGTVAFSGASARVCALDEWSAQTIARYLRANPPTSPVQRLCVTARTSGERATESVNAQLWKVISEAGFADRADISGRSLRLTAARRVLESDGIEAAARLLGSPSLDNTAKALGYSWQEHATSKPLGFGRRGPTIAQGVVDEAAGVCRG